The genomic interval GCCTGCTGGTGATAGACATTATTAAGGCACTTGGAGAGAGGAACGGCTCATCCCTCTACAAGATCTACAATGAGGCGAAGAAGGTGAGCTGGTTCGACCAGCAGCACGGCCGCATGTTCCTGAAGTACTCCATCCGCGCACTCGTGCTCAACGACACGCTCGTGCAGGTGAAGGGCTTGGGCGCCAATGGCTCTTTTAAATTaaataggaaaaaaatataGGGTAAGCGAAGTCGTCACCGAGGCCAAAATATCTGCCAGAAAAACGGTGGAGAAGACAAAGACGTCCTCCGTTAAGAAGGCGACCCCTAAGAAGACAAGCCTCGCCGCAAAATAGAAAAAACCCTCGGCCAAGAAAGAGACCACCCCTTCGAAAAAGAAGCTGAGCCCCTCACCGAGGAAAACAGCCCACCAGAAGAAAGCCACCCAAAAGCCCGTAGTGTCCGGGAAGAAGACCACAGCCAAGACGAGAAAATAGACTGTTTAAGACACCGAAACTTCAATGATTCAGATTGCCGTGATGGTCATGGACTTGTCTTCATCagcatgtgtgttgtgtgtaaatatatgacATAACGGAGTTTATTAAGGGAGAGTCACATCATTTTTTGCTGTTGTCTGATTATTTTACAGCTGCAAGTTAAAAACCGCTTAACCGACACGCCCACTCTGGCCTGTGCACCCGTGTGGACTTACCAGTTGTAGTTGGATCTTTTGTTAGACTATTTGTATTACACATGTGAAGCTGAGTTTaacttttttattgtttcataataaaagtttatttgaaataattctTCTGTATGTGCCTCTCTAGCCAGTCATTTTTATGAATATGGAATTGGTGTCACCAGTCTTTGAAACCAAGTAATGTTCCTCATTTCTCAA from Hoplias malabaricus isolate fHopMal1 chromosome 3, fHopMal1.hap1, whole genome shotgun sequence carries:
- the h1-10 gene encoding LOW QUALITY PROTEIN: histone H1x (The sequence of the model RefSeq protein was modified relative to this genomic sequence to represent the inferred CDS: inserted 2 bases in 1 codon; substituted 1 base at 1 genomic stop codon) produces the protein MSAQVEETIPEPAPASSKKTALKTTSVEGKKKKKKCKRPGKYSLLVIDIIKALGERNGSSLYKIYNEAKKVSWFDQQHGRMFLKYSIRALVLNDTLVQVKGLGANGSFKLNRKKIXRVSEVVTEAKISARKTVEKTKTSSVKKATPKKTSLAAKXKKPSAKKETTPSKKKLSPSPRKTAHQKKATQKPVVSGKKTTAKTRK